CAGAAACACAGCGTGCACACCTGAACGGACCCGCCGCACCGTCCTGGCTCCGCCCACACACGGCTCACCTCACCTGTTAGTAAATGACATGAACAGCTCTGACCAATCAGGTGTCAGGAACTTGTCACAGATTCAATACAAAGATGATGCtgtcaataaaaaaacatggcCGCCTggactcctcctccttcttcttcttcttcgtacGTTCTTCTTTTCTGATATTTGCAGAAAGTGGCAGAGAGAAAGCGAAGCTAagctacatttaaaaaacatgctGTACATTTAGCCCTCACACGAGCACAGGTGTGTCCTGACCTGTCCTGAGCTGTCCTGACCTGCAGACCACAGGTTTAGCAGCACTGAAGGACTCAGTGGACAAAGACAGGACGTGATGACGTTTCCACAAACAGGGACATGTTTCATCATATGACACTTCAGCTCCCGTCGGCGGTCACACATCCATTCACTTCACTCCTACGCTTCATCTGCCGTGATGTCATCACTTCACACGTTTAATGAAAAGTAAATGAGCCAATGACTCTGGGTCCTTTCCAGGAGGGGCGGGGCCACGTTCCCCTAACTCAGGCTTCAGggacagctgcagctctgtagcTGCTGGTAGAGTTTAGTCTGAACTAACAGAGTGACATCAGcagagctacacacacacacacacacacactcacactcacacacacacacacacacgcacacacacgcacactcacacacacacacacgcacacacgcacacacacacgcacactcacacgcacacacacgcacacatgcacacacacacacactcacactcacgcacacacacacacacacacacacacacacagtgttttccagTTCAAAGTGCATTCTGGGGCCAATGACCCTGGCTCGTGTTTGGACAGTCAGACTGTTTGTCAGGCTTCattgtgaagaagaagaagaagaagaagggagacACAGCAGGTGTGGACATCGTCATGACGACTGAATACCATGATGACACTGAAGACGACAGCACCTCGTTCTGGAACAAAGGtacctgtccacctgtccacctgtctgtctgaaatatggggaaactgtgtgtgttctcactgtAGTCACCCTCTGTCCATCCgtctctgtccacctgtctgtctgtcagagccTCGACCTGTCTCCTTCTCAGGTGTCTCAGGTGTCTCCAGGTTCAGACGTTGGTtgtttcctgctctgacagCGACACTGATCCTGGTTCTGATCATAGCACTGGGAGCTAGCAGTGAGCACGCACACACTGTGACTGACAATTAtctgatgtgattttaaaatcagGATCGATCTCAGTGTTTACACTCACACGTCAACACGTCAACACgcatatttctgtgtgtgcagacacgAAGGCGTCAAACCGACTGTGGTCGTTGGAGAAAAGTGTTTCCAACCTGACTGAATCACTGAGCTCTGCACAGCAGCTCGCTAAAGGTAACGCacctgtctgtgctgtttaaGAGCCGATAATGGACAGATTCATCTATAATGTCCCGTCCCTCTGTCCCAGACGCAGCGAAAGACGTCCACCGGCTGAAGTTTGCTGTGGAGAACAACAAGGACCAGCTGAGCTCAGGTCTAACACACTGCAGATCAATGACTCCTCCCCCAGCAACAACCAGCACAACAACACTGCTGCTACGGTTACTGATGATGGCTGTCCATTAAcatagtgtgtctgtgtgtgtgtgtctctgtgtgcgcTCAGTGTCTGAGGCGCTGAAGCAGCTCACAGCTCTGGACTCTCTCAGCAGGACGGTTGCGACGCTCAAATGTTCCCTCGAACGCTTCATCAACAACGGTACAACCACACCGTCTCCTTCACTGTGGACTTCAGTCCTAATGCCAGTTCAGAATGTCCTCACCTTCCAACATGTCTTTCATATAATCATAGAACTGTCTTACACATTccccgtctgtctctgtgtccctccCAGCTTCAGCGGTGGACGGCTGTTGTCCTCTGGGTTGGGATCTTTTTGGTACCAGCTGTTATTTTTTCAGCAGGACACCTTTGCCCTGGCACGATGCTAGAAACTGGTGCAATGGACACGAATCTCACCTGGTCATACTTAACACTGATGAGGAGTGGGTGagacagcctgtctgtctgtctgtctgtcggaGGACACCTGGTCTGACACAAAATACtgtatcatctgcataaaaaCAGGTTTAGAGACAAACACTGTTTAGGAGACTGTTTCAGAGACACCTTAATGAACACTGCATgtcccatctgtctctctgatccAGGACTTTGTGAACCGTCAAGCCACAGGCTCCTTCTACTGGGTGGGTTTGACCGACGAGAGAACAGGGAAATGGGAGTGGGTCAACCAGACGCCATACGTCATGAACCGGAGGTGAGTCGTGAGCTCGGCGCTGCAGCCAAAGAcaattttccatttctgttccCGCAGTTTAACTCGGTGTTACACAAACTGCCTGTGAACCCAGTGTTCATGTTTCctccgtgtgtttctgtggttcCAGGCGGTGGAAACCCGGCCAGCCCGACAGCTGGACCGGTCACGGTCTTGGTCCCGGAGACGAGGACTGCGCTCACCTTCACACTGACGGACGCCTCAACGACCTGCACTGCTCCACCAGGATGCGCTACATCTGCCAGAGACACAGCCAGCGCGGCTAAGGACCGCCACCTCGTCCAGGCTCCGCCCACATACTGCTCGCCTCACGTGTGCTCAGATCTACTGTAGGTTGTCACGGAAACGTCATTAAAAAGTTGATCCCTACAGCTCAGTCTGATCTGTTTGTGTTGGTTCGTGTTAAACAGTGGATGTGTgttctctgacctctgacctcatcaTGTCCCGGTAACAGGTAGAGTGTGTGAATCTACAGCctgatgagacacacacacacacacacacacacacacacagctcagagcaACAGACACAAAATTCTTGAgcatttttaagattttaactGTGGATCGTAAAATCACCAGCATCTGTCAAACGACCacatatcaaaataaaagtcccatCAGGTTCAatcagctttaaaaaataaaacttttcttcATCTTTGATCAAAACGTTAACTTTTATTCAACTCCACATCCTGAAGTTTCAAACTGAGGAACCGTTTAAAGTCACAGCCTCCAAATACTGTTAATGACTTA
The sequence above is drawn from the Toxotes jaculatrix isolate fToxJac2 chromosome 23, fToxJac2.pri, whole genome shotgun sequence genome and encodes:
- the LOC121177400 gene encoding C-type lectin domain family 10 member A-like, translating into MTTEYHDDTEDDSTSFWNKEPRPVSFSGVSGVSRFRRWLFPALTATLILVLIIALGASNTKASNRLWSLEKSVSNLTESLSSAQQLAKDAAKDVHRLKFAVENNKDQLSSVSEALKQLTALDSLSRTVATLKCSLERFINNASAVDGCCPLGWDLFGTSCYFFSRTPLPWHDARNWCNGHESHLVILNTDEEWDFVNRQATGSFYWVGLTDERTGKWEWVNQTPYVMNRRRWKPGQPDSWTGHGLGPGDEDCAHLHTDGRLNDLHCSTRMRYICQRHSQRG